The Mobula birostris isolate sMobBir1 chromosome 11, sMobBir1.hap1, whole genome shotgun sequence genome has a segment encoding these proteins:
- the fgf4 gene encoding fibroblast growth factor 4 yields MQSASLPILVLGLVSGLVRCAPLSAQPNATLERRWETLLSRSMSRIPGERKAISGETDYLLGIKRLRRLYCNVGIGFHLQVLPDGRINGKHNENQYSLLEISPVERGVVTLFGVKSGLFVAMNSKGKLYGSAYYNDECKFSEILLPNNYNAYESKTYPSMYIALSKNGKTKKGNRVSPIMTMTHFLPRI; encoded by the exons ATGCAATCGGCTTCCTTGCCAATCTTGGTCCTTGGACTTGTATCTGGTTTGGTGCGCTGCGCTCCTCTCTCTGCCCAGCCCAATGCTACCTTGGAACGCAGGTGGGAGACGCTCTTGTCCCGCTCCATGTCTCGAATCCCCGGAGAGAGGAAGGCCATCAGCGGAGAGACGGACTATCTGCTGGGTATCAAACGACTGCGACGGCTTTACTGTAACGTCGGCATAGGATTTCATCTTCAAGTATTGCCTGACGGTAGGATTAACGGCAAACATAACGAGAATCAATACA GCCTTTTGGAGATTTCGCCCGTGGAAAGAGGGGTCGTCACCCTTTTCGGTGTCAAAAGCGGGCTGTTTGTCGCCATGAATAGCAAAGGCAAACTTTATGGATCG GCATACTACAACGACGAATGCAAATTCAGTGAAATCCTCCTGCCCAATAACTACAATGCCTACGAATCCAAAACGTACCCCAGCATGTACATCGCGCTGAGCAAGAATGGCAAAACGAAGAAGGGAAACAGAGTGTCTCCCATCATGACAATGACACATTTTCTGCCGAGAATCTGA